The genomic DNA GACTCGCCGAGCCCCAGACGCCACGCCAGCGCCGCCGTGAACGCGTCGCCCGCACCCGTCGTGTCCACCGCGTCCACCCGCACGGACGGCACCCGGGCGGTGCCCTCGGCGGAAGCCACCAGCGCACCCTCGGCGCCCAGCGTCACCACCACCGAACGCGGCCCCAGCGCCAGCAGCGCCGCCGCCCAGTCCTCGGGGGAACCGTCCAGCTCACCGCCCGCGATGACCCGCGCCTCGTGCTCGTTCACGATCAGCGGATCGCAGGCCGCCAGCACCTCCTCGGGCAGCGGCCGGGGCGGCGACGGGTTCAGTACGAAACGGGTGCCGGGCGCCAGATTCCGTACGACCTCCACGACCGACTCCAGCGGGATCTCCAGCTGCGCCGAGACCACGGCGGCGGACCGGAGGAGGCTGTCCGCGGCCCGTACGTCCCGCGGCGCCAGCCGGCCGTTCGCCCCCGGCGAGACCACGATGCTGTTGTCCCCGGACGGGTCCACCGTGATCAGCGCGACCCCGGTGGGCGCCCCGCCGACCAGCACGCCCACGGTGTCGACGCCCGCCCGCCGCTGCGAGTCGAGCAGCAGCCGGCCGTGCGCGTCGTCGCCGACCCGCGCCAGCAGGGCCGTACGGGCCCCGAGGCGGGCGGCGGCGACCGCCTGGTTCGCGCCCTTGCCGCCCGGGTGGACGACCAGATCGGAGCCGAGCACGGTCTCTCCCGCCGCGGGCCGCCGCTCGACCCCGATCACCAGGTCGGCGTTGGCCGATCCCACGACCAGAAGGTCGTAGTCGTACATGAACTGTCTCCCTACAGAGGTGAGTTGGAGCAATGGCCGAGCGGCCGGACGACTCCCGTCGTCCGGCCGCCCCACCGGTGTCAGCCGCCGAAGGCCGCCACGTTCTTCGCCGTGACCACCTTCACCGGCACCTTCACCGTCTTGTCGACCTTCTTGCCCTCGGCCGCCCGCAGCGCGTTCTGCACCGCGATCCGGCCCAGCTCCTTCGGCTGCTGCGCCACGGACGCGTACAGCGTGCCCGACTTGACCGCCGTCAGCCCATCCGGCGTGCCGTCGAAGCCCACGACCGAGACCGACTTTCCGGCCTTGGCACCCAGCGCCTTGATCGCGCCGAGCGCCATCTCGTCGTTCTCGGCGAAGACGCCCTGGACGTCCGGGTGCGCCTGGAGCAGGTTCGTCATGACGTCGAGCCCCTTGGTGCGGTCGAAGTCCGCGGGCTGCCGGGCGACGACCTTGATGCCGGGGTAGGCCTTCAGGCCCTCGGCGAAGCCCGCCCCGCGCTCACGGCTGGCGGAGGTGCCGGCCAGACCCTGGAGGATCACGATCCTGCCCTTGCCGCCCAGCTTCTCGGCCAGCGCCTTGGCGCCCAGCCTGCCGCCCGCGACGTTGTCGGAGGCGACCAGCGCGGCCGTGTCCGCCTTGTTGACGCCCCGGTCGACGCCCACGACGGGAATGTCGGCCTTGTTGGCGGAGCGCACCGCCGGGCCCGCCGCGTCCGAGTCCACCGGGTTGACGATGATCGAACCGACGCCCGAGCTGGTGAAGTTCTGCACCTGGTTGGCCTGCTGCGAGGCGTCGTTCTGCGCGTCCGTGACCGTCAGGTCGGCGCCCTGCTTCTTCGCCTCCTCCTGCGCACCCGTCTTGATCTGTACGAAGAAGGGGTTGTTGAGGGTCGAGAGGGACAGGCCCATCTTCTGCGTCGGCGAAGCCGACGAGCCGTTGTGCAGGAAGGACATCGCCCCCACGACGGCCGCCGCGACCACGGCCGCGATCACATACGTCATCGCCTGCTTGCCCTTGCCGCCACTCGAGGCACCGGCCACCGGAGTCGCCCCGGCCTTGCGGCGCAGCGTGTCGAGGAGCACCGCCAGCGCGATCACGACACCGATGACGACCTGCTGCCAGAACGCGGACACGGACAGCAGATTCAGCCCGTTGCGCAGCACCGCCAGGATCAGCGCGCCGATCAGCGTCCCGGACGCCTTGCCCGTACCGCCCGCGAGCGAGGCGCCGCCGATGACGACCGCGGCGATCGCGTCCAGCTCGTACCCCTGTGCGGCCTGCGGCTGCGCGGAGGAGAGCCGGGAGGCGAGCACGATGCCCGCGGCGGCCGCGAACAGACCCGACAGCGCGTAGATCGCGAGCTTCTGCTTCTTCACCCGCAGGCCCGACAGGCGCGCGGCCTCCTCGTTGCCGCCGATCGCGTACATGGAGCGCCCGATGTACGTACGGCCGAGGATCAGGGCGGTGATCAGACCCATCACGATCATCACCAGGACGGGCACCGGCAGCCAGCCGCCGAGCGTGTCACCGAGGTGCGAGACCGAGTCGGGGAAGGGGATCGGGCTGCCCTGCGAGATCACCAGCGACAGACCGCGGCCCACCGACAGCATGGCGAGCGTCGCGATGAACGGCGGTAGTTTCCCGTACGAGATCAGGAAGCCGTTGACGAGACCGCACGCTACGCCGGTGGCGACCGCGAGGGCCACGGCGACCACGACCGGCAGGCCGTGCGAAGTCGCCGTCCAGGCAAGGACGGTGGCCGAGAGCGCCGCGACCGAACCGACCGACAGGTCGATGCCCGCCGAGACGATCACGAAGGTCACACCGAAGGCGAGGATGGCGGTCACGGCCGCCTGGACGCCGATGTTGAGCAGGTTGTCCGTCGTCAGGAAGTCGCCGGACAGCGCCGACATCGCGACGACGAGGACGATGAGCGCGGTGAGCGCCCCGTTGTCGAGCAGGAGCCGGCGGACCGCCGAGGCGCCACTCGCGCCCGTTGTGCTCTTGAGCGTGTCAGTGGCCACGGGGGGCCTCCTTCTGGTCTGTCTTGCCTGCACTCGCGTCTGGCTTATCTGACTTATCTGGCTTGTATTGGTTCGTACTGACGGCGAGTGCCATCACGGAGTCCTGGGTCGCCTCGTCGGCCCCGAGCTCGCCCGCGATCCGGCCCTGGGCCATCACCAGCACCCGGTCACTCATGCCGAGCACCTCGGGCAGATCGCTGGAGATCATCAGGACGGCGGCGCCCGCGGCCGTCAGCTCGTTGATCAGCTGGTAGATCTCGACCTTGGCGCCGACGTCGATACCGCGCGTCGGCTCGTCGAGGATCAGCACCTTGGTGTCCGCGAGCAGCCACTTGCCGATGACGACCTTCTGCTGGTTGCCGCCGGAGAGCGTGCGCACATGTTGGCCGAGCCCGGCCATCCGCACGCCCAGCTGTCCGGCGACCCGGGCGGCGGCGTCCCGCTGCCCCTTGAGGTCGACGAGCCCGCCACGGGTGGCCGCCCGCATGGTCACGAGCCCGAGGTTCTCCTCGACGGAGGCGTCGAGGACGAGCCCCTGACCCTTGCGGTCCTCGGGTACGAGGCCGATGCCGGCGCTCATCGCCGCGCTGACGTCGTGCCGCGGCACCCGCGCGCCCGCGACCTGCACGGACCCCCGGTCGTAGGGATCGGCCCCGAAGACGGCCCGTACGACCTCCGTACGGCCCGCCCCGACGAGCCCCGCGACGCCGACGACCTCACCGGCCCGCACCTCGAAGCTCACGTCGTGGAAGACGCCGTCCCGGGTGAGCCCCTCGACGCTGAGCAGCGCGGCCCCGGAGTCCGGCCGTTCGCGCGGATACTGCTGTTCGATCGAGCGTCCCACCATGAGGCGTACGAGTTCGTCCTCGCTGGTGGATGCGGGCACCTGTCCGACGCTCTTCCCGTCCCGGATGACGGTGACGCGATCCCCGAGGGCGGCGATCTCCTCGAGATGGTGCGTGATGAAGACGATCCCGACGCCGTCCTCGCGCAGCTGGCGCACGATGGCGAACAGCTTCTCCACCTCTTCGGAGGTGAGCACGGCGGTCGGCTCGTCCATGATCAGGACACGGGCGTTCAGGCTCAGCGCCTTCGCGATCTCGACCATCTGAAGGCGTGCGATACCGAGTTCACGCACCCGCGCGCGTGGCGACACCTGGACGCCGACCCGCGCCAGCAGTTCGGCGGCGTCCGCCTCCATCTTCTTCCGGTCGATCAGACCGAGGCGGCGCGGCTGCCGCCCCAGGAAGATGTTCTCGGCGACCGTCAGATCGGGAACGAGATTGAACTCCTGGTAGATGGTGGCGATGCCGAGCGCCTCGGAGTCCTGCGCCCCATGGATACGCACCTCCTCGCCCTCGACGAGGACGCGCCCGCCGTCGGGCCGGTAGGCACCCGACAGCATCTTGATGAGGGTGCTCTTGCCCGCGCCGTTCTCGCCGAGCAGTACGTGCACCTCGCCGCGGCGCAGATCGAAGTCCACGCCGTCGAGCGCGACGACGCCGGGGAACGTCTTGCGTATGCCTTCGATGCGCAGCAACTCGTCCGCGTTGCTCACGACTGGCTCCTGTTCGTTACGGGGGACGGCTCTTGGGAGGTCGGTTCTTGGGACGTCTGCTCTTGGGAGGCCGGCTCGCCGCACGAGCGGCGTACGACGAGCCGGGCGGGGAGGGTCACGGACTGCGGGGGCCGTCCCTCGATGCGGTCGACGAGCGCGCGCACGGCGGCCCGCCCCAGCTCGCCGGTGGGCTGGGCGACGGCGGTGATCGGCGGATCGGTGTGCACGAACCACCGGATGTCGTCGAACGCGGCGAGCGCGATGTCCTCGGGAACCCGCAGGCCGCGGGCGCGGATCGCGTCCAGCGCGCCGAGCGCCATCAGGTTGTCGGCCGCGAAGACGACCTCGGGCGGCTCGGCCAGATCGAGGAACCGCTCGGTGGCGCGGCGCCCGCTCTCGGCCTGGAAGTCGCCCTGGCCTATGTAGGCGTCGGGGAGGGGCAGCCCGTACTCGGCCATGGCCTCCCGGAAGGCCTCGACGCGCTCGCTGCCGGTCGTGGTCGCCGCCGGGCCCGCGATGATGGCGAGCCTGCGGTGCCCGAGCCCGTGCAGATGGGCGACGAGATCGCGTACGGCCGCCCGCCCGTCGGACCTGACGACCGGTACGTCCACGCCCGGGATCCACCGGTCCACGAAGACCATCGGGGTGCCGGCCCGCGCGGCGTCCAGCATGAGCGGCGACCCGCCGTCGGTGGGGGAGACCAGCAGCCCGTCGATACGGCGGTCGAGGAGCGTACGGACGTGGTGGTCCTGTAGCTCGGGCCGCTCGTCGGCGTTGCCGATGATCACGCTGTAGCCGTGGGCGCGGGCCTCCTCCTCGACGGAACGGGCCAGCTCGGTGAAGTACGGGTTCAGTACGTCGCTGATGACCAGGCCGAGGGTGCGCGTCTGGTCGGTGCGCAGGGAGCGGGCCACGGCGTTGGGCCGGTAGCCGAGCTCCTGGACGGCGGCCAGTACGCGGGCGCGGGCGTCGTCGCTGACCGACGGGTGGTCGTTCAGCACACGGGACACCGTGGCGACGGACACCCCCGCCGCGGCGGCGACGTCCTTGATGCTCGCCATCGCCGGACCACCTCCTTGTGAGTCCGTGAAACCACGCGAAACCAGCTCGTGGAATCGATTACATCGGTTACATGGAGGATTGGAATCGATTACATCGGGGTTAATCAAGACCTGCGGGGGGCGTCGAGATCAGATCGTGATGTGGAGTGCTCAGATGAGCGGGGGTTGTGAGTGGGGTTATGAGCGGGGGTCCCCCGTGGGATGTGGGCTGTGGGATGCGGGGTGTGGGGTGGCTGGGGCGGTAAGGCCGCTGTAGCAGGGCTGTGACTTCAGATGGTTGCGGGTGTGACGCCCGTTGGCGAACATGGTGAGTGGACAAACGTTCTGTGGCGTCAACTCGCAATAGGGGGAGTCCGGATGAAGTTCGACATGGGGTCGCAGGTTCTGTCGACGTTGATCAGTAACTCGCGTGGGTCGAGTGATGATCTGGGGACGTTGATTCGTCAGTTGGTGCAGGCCGCGCAGCCGTTGGAGGGGAAGTTCAACGGTGCGGGCCGGGTGGCGTTCGATTCGTTCAAGGGGCGGTCGGACGAGATCACGGCGAGCTTGAACTCGGCGCTCTCGGGGATTCTGGGCGGTCAGTCGGGGATGGAGTCGGCGTTCGGTTCGGGTGATCAGGAGCAGGGCGAGAACGCGCGGACGCAGGAAGCGGCGGCGAACTTCGACGGGGCGCGTTTTTCGGGCCGGTAGGCCGCTGGGCAGGGTGTCCGGGTCTCCGAGTGTCTGGATCTCCGGGTCTCCGGGTCTTCGGTCAGTGAATTGATCTTCTTCTCACGGGGAGTGGTGTGTGATGGCTGGTGCGGGTTCGGATCGTCGGTCGTACGACACGGGTGCGTCGGCGGATGCGCAGGGCAATATCCAGGCGGTGATCGGCCGGTTGGAGGAGGTCATCGCGGCGCGGGACCGGCAGGTGAAGGCGGCGATGTCGGATTTCGCGGCTGATGGTGTGGCGGATGAGTACCACGGCAAGGAACTGCGGTGGAATCGCGCGTCGACCGAGGTGAAGAGCATTATCCAGCTGTTGAAGACGACGCTGGAGAAGAACGACGGGACGGCGCAGTCGACGATCTCGAAGGCGAAGGCGGCGGTCGACAACATCGGCTGAGCCGGCGGTAGGTGTCGGGGATTTACGTTTCACGGGGGTTGTGGTGCCGGGCTGGGATCTGAAGCCGCAGGGTATTCAGGGTGTGCTGAAGACGACGGGTGAGACGGCGTCGCACATCGAGACGCATGCGAAGTCGTACGGGGAGCATCTGACGTCGGCGGCGACGAACGCCGGCACCATTTCCGCCGAGGGCGGCGGGGGCGGGGGCGGGGAGAAGGCGGCCGGGGGTCTGGTGGCGCTTGCTCTGTCCCAGTACGCGGAACACGCGGCCACCGACCTGAAGTTCATTGCCGCGCGGGCGGGCAAGTCGTTGCAGGGTGCGGTGGATGCGACGACGGCGTATCTGAACGGGGATCAGGAGATGGCCGCGGAGGCGCAGCGCAAGGCGTTGTCGGCGCCGGATCTTGATCCGATGAAGCCGGGGGTGCAGACGTCGTGATCAAGCCGGAGGCGATTCCGCAGTACACGGGGGATCTGGCGCTGCTGGAGAGCGCGTACGGCGATCTGAAGACGGACGCGTCGCACATCCGTTCCACCGGTAAGGACGTGCACTCCCAGTTCCAGGGGCTTGCGGCGTACTACACGGCGCCGGAGGCGGAGCAGTTGTTCGCGTCGACGAAGCCGGTGGCGGACCGGGCGGACGGGTTCGCGGATGATCTGGAGAAGGTGTCCGGGGCGCTGTCGTCGTATGGCACCGAGATCCGCCCCCTCGTCGACAAGCTCAAGCAGCTGAAGATCGACGCGACCAATTTCGTCAGCTCGGTCAAGGACGACGACGACTGGGAGTACGACGAGGACAAGATCGACAAGCACAACAAGATCCGGGATGACGTGACGGCGACCGTCGCGGCGTTCTGGGCTGCGGAGCGCACCTGTCACAACGCGATCACCAAGCTGTTCGGTGGCACGCAGATGGTGGCCGGTGACGGTTCGGACCGCAAGGACCAGTACGGGTTCAACGCGGACGACCTGAAGAACGCGAAGCTTCCCTGGGGTGACCCGATGGAGGAGAAGCATCACGTCTGGGAGGTCGGGCACTGGGTCAAGTCGTTCGTGTGGGACGGCCTGATCGTGGACGGCGTCTGGGGCACCATCAAGGGCCTGGGCACGCTGGTCGGGTTCGGCGGCTGGGACGCGATGGGCCAGGCCTGGAAGGGCCTCGCACAGCTGGCGACCGGTCTGGCGATTTCCTCGATTCCGGGTGCGAGCGCGCTGTTCTGGACTCTGCCGGACGACAAACTCCCCTCCTGGCTGCGGGATTCGCGCACCGCGATGAAGGAGACCGGCAAGGCGCTGGTGGCGTGGGACGAGTGGGGCAAGAACCCCGGGCGTGCTGCCGGTGCGGTCACGTTCAATGTGCTGACCACCGTGTTCACGGGTGGTGCGGGTGGTGCGGCGGCCGGTGCCGGGAAGGCGGGCGCGGTCGCGAAGGTGCTGTCCGTCGCGGGCAAGGCGGGCAAGTTCATCGACCCGATGACGTACATCACCAAGGGCGCGGGCGCGGGGCTGTCGAAGATCGGGGACATCGCGAAGGGTCTGAAGGGGATCGGCAACATCGAGATCCCCAAGCTCCCCGACAACGCGATCACTCTCCCGGAGGGCGCGCTCAAACTGCCCGACGGGTCGGTGCATATCCCGGAGGGCGCGGCGATCCCAGAGGGCGCGGTCAAGCTCCCGGACGGCAACTTCCAGCTGCCGCACGACACCCCGGCGTTCCCCGAGGGCACGACGAAACTGCCGACCGAGCCGGGTGCCCCGGCGCAGTACCTGGACCCGAAGGGCAACATCCTCGACCACCAGGGCAACGTGGTGGACAACGTCGACCACGCGCCCACCGACGTGGTCGACAAGCCGACCGGAGGGAACCCGGCCGCGGGTTCGGACGTCCCGCACACGCCCTCCCCGATCAAGGAACCGGCCCTGGTCGGCGCGGGTTCGCACACCGCGGACAACGCCGCTCACGTCGGCGACAACGCCGGCCAGACGGTCCGCCTCGGCGACAGCCTGGACAACAACCTCGGCGACGTAGGCCGCACCGGAGACAACGCGGGCACCCCGACCGTGCACGCGGGCGACAACCTCCCCGGCCAGGCGGGCCACGACCTCCCGGGCGGCAATGTCGGAGACAACCTCCCGGGTGGCCGCGCGGCCGACAACCTCCCCGGGGGATCGGCGGACCATCTCCCGGGTGGTACCGCAGGCGATCACCTCCCCGGCGGCCGAGCCGACGACCTCGGCACCGGTCCGTCCGCCAGCCACGAGCCGCCCACCGGCGGTCACACGGACGGCCACACAGGTGGAGAAACGGGCAGCCACGGTGATGGTTCGAGCCCTGGCAGCCACGAAGGCCCCACTACGGGCGGCGACGGACCTGGTGGCGACGGACCTGGCGGTCCTCACGATCCTGGCGGTCCTCACGATCCCGGCGGTCCTCACGATCCCGGCGCCGGTGGTGCCGACGACGCAGGTGGTTGGGAGAAGGCAGAGGACTCCGGCCCGTTCGAGCGCGGCGGTGAAACCGAACAGCAGATCCGTGATCAGCTACGTGGGTCGAACGTGAAACCGGCGGACCTGGACCGGGTCCTGGCAAACCTTGCCGAGAACCCCGCCGGCAAGGAGATCGCCGACACCATGGCGTCCGGCCGGTTCAACGGGCTCAAGAATTACGACCAGGTGATCTCCAGCCTGAGTCACGCCGACAAGATGTCCGGCGGCATCGAGCAACTGCGTCTCGGCAATCGACTGTACGAGAGCGGAGTTCACGACATCTCGTTCGAGCTCAAGGGCGGTTCGGAGATCAAGCCGGGTGTCAGGGCAGGAGAAGGCACGGATCTTGACGTGATGGCCAGGGATGCAGAGGGCAAGGTCCACGGCTATCAGTTCAAGGAAGTCCAGAACCCGAAGAGGCTTGTCAAGAAGATCTTCGATAACATGAAGCAGATGGAGTCGTCGGGTGCCGACTTCAATACCTTTGTGGTCGACACGAAGGGCACATTGGCCGACCACCTGGCCCTTCGGACCGAGCAGCGTCTCACGGACGTTTACGGAAAGTCCGGGATCCAGTTTGTCATTCGCGTCGAGGACGGGGTGCTGACCATCCCGCCCGGAGGCAAGTTCATGCCGGAGGGAACACTGTGATCGCCACCACTCCTGTCGCTCGGTGGACCTGGGGGCGCGAACACCAGGAGCAGGACAATGTGGTCGCCTGCCTCCACGAACTGCTTGCTGCCTATGAGGTCCTGAATGCGCACGAACTCATGATCGGCATTCCGAAAGTCTCGGTGGCCGTGCATGAGGCGGGCAAGCCGAACAGCTATCTGTTCCAGGGGACGGTCGAGCTCGATGCGACCGCCCCTCCGGGAGAGGTCGCGCGTCAGATGGCCGCACGGATCGCGGCCGCAGCGCATCCGGGAGAGGTCGGCTCGGTATATGCCGACGCGAAGAGCGACGGCATCGTCATGCGCGCAGGCGAGGCGATCCGTGAAGAGGGGCTGTTCCGGCTCGGGGCGTCCGCTCTGCTCGATTACGTCAGTGTCGAGTTGGTGACGTACAGCGACGTCTGGATGCCGTATGACCTCGAGGGGCGTGCTCAGCCCTCTGTGTTCGCTGAGAACGGTTCTCGGCTGTCCGCAGCCCTGCGTGATCTCTCGGAGGCGCTGGACACGGAAACCGATCCGGACGACCCGACGTATTTCGGGAAGCCGTCCGAAACAGGCGTCGAAAACTACTTCGAGGAAGACGGTTCAGCTTCGGACGTGTGGTCTCGGTTCGAAATCCCGTATCGGTACCAGGAGTTCACACACGCGCCCGGGTTCGGACGTATCGGCTACAAGCGTACGGCGACCGGAGAAGTGCAGTACATGCCGGTGCATGCTGAGCAGACACTGCTTGGTCATATCTGGGCCAGCGACGTGGAGAATGCCGCGAGCTTCGAGCCCGTGGATGTCGGGGATGAGGAAGCGTACAAGGCGGGGCTGCTCTGGCTGGAACGGCTGCGCGCCGCGCACGACCGCGGTCTTGCGCCGTCGGCCGCTCTGGACGAGTTGTCCCGTCTTCCGGACGAGAACGGCACGGGGAAGGTGGACACCACGACCGAGCAGCGTCGTGCGAGCCTCGCTGACCTGCGGGAACGAACCCCCTGATGTGGCCCTCGATTTCGGTCTGCGCAGCGCTTACGGTTACCGGGTCTTCGAAGTTGAGCGGTGCCTGACCTGGCGGCAATCCGCTTGCGGATGCCGATCAGAGCGCAATTGGCAGATCTGGGCCAGTTCTGACGGCTGTGATCAGGCCTGGTTGAAGACTCGGGTTGCCCAGATCTGCCAATCCCACCACACCCCCTCCAAGGGGCACTGGCGCTCGCGGTGAGGTGCAACATGAGGCGGATCGACATCGACGGCCCTGAGGTCGACATGGATATGGGCCAGCGGCTGCTCTACCGCGGAGAACTGTTCACCGGGGAGG from Streptomyces avermitilis MA-4680 = NBRC 14893 includes the following:
- a CDS encoding ribokinase, encoding MYDYDLLVVGSANADLVIGVERRPAAGETVLGSDLVVHPGGKGANQAVAAARLGARTALLARVGDDAHGRLLLDSQRRAGVDTVGVLVGGAPTGVALITVDPSGDNSIVVSPGANGRLAPRDVRAADSLLRSAAVVSAQLEIPLESVVEVVRNLAPGTRFVLNPSPPRPLPEEVLAACDPLIVNEHEARVIAGGELDGSPEDWAAALLALGPRSVVVTLGAEGALVASAEGTARVPSVRVDAVDTTGAGDAFTAALAWRLGLGESLVRAAAYAARVGASAVTRSGAQASFPTAEEVAAL
- a CDS encoding substrate-binding domain-containing protein; translated protein: MATDTLKSTTGASGASAVRRLLLDNGALTALIVLVVAMSALSGDFLTTDNLLNIGVQAAVTAILAFGVTFVIVSAGIDLSVGSVAALSATVLAWTATSHGLPVVVAVALAVATGVACGLVNGFLISYGKLPPFIATLAMLSVGRGLSLVISQGSPIPFPDSVSHLGDTLGGWLPVPVLVMIVMGLITALILGRTYIGRSMYAIGGNEEAARLSGLRVKKQKLAIYALSGLFAAAAGIVLASRLSSAQPQAAQGYELDAIAAVVIGGASLAGGTGKASGTLIGALILAVLRNGLNLLSVSAFWQQVVIGVVIALAVLLDTLRRKAGATPVAGASSGGKGKQAMTYVIAAVVAAAVVGAMSFLHNGSSASPTQKMGLSLSTLNNPFFVQIKTGAQEEAKKQGADLTVTDAQNDASQQANQVQNFTSSGVGSIIVNPVDSDAAGPAVRSANKADIPVVGVDRGVNKADTAALVASDNVAGGRLGAKALAEKLGGKGRIVILQGLAGTSASRERGAGFAEGLKAYPGIKVVARQPADFDRTKGLDVMTNLLQAHPDVQGVFAENDEMALGAIKALGAKAGKSVSVVGFDGTPDGLTAVKSGTLYASVAQQPKELGRIAVQNALRAAEGKKVDKTVKVPVKVVTAKNVAAFGG
- a CDS encoding sugar ABC transporter ATP-binding protein produces the protein MSNADELLRIEGIRKTFPGVVALDGVDFDLRRGEVHVLLGENGAGKSTLIKMLSGAYRPDGGRVLVEGEEVRIHGAQDSEALGIATIYQEFNLVPDLTVAENIFLGRQPRRLGLIDRKKMEADAAELLARVGVQVSPRARVRELGIARLQMVEIAKALSLNARVLIMDEPTAVLTSEEVEKLFAIVRQLREDGVGIVFITHHLEEIAALGDRVTVIRDGKSVGQVPASTSEDELVRLMVGRSIEQQYPRERPDSGAALLSVEGLTRDGVFHDVSFEVRAGEVVGVAGLVGAGRTEVVRAVFGADPYDRGSVQVAGARVPRHDVSAAMSAGIGLVPEDRKGQGLVLDASVEENLGLVTMRAATRGGLVDLKGQRDAAARVAGQLGVRMAGLGQHVRTLSGGNQQKVVIGKWLLADTKVLILDEPTRGIDVGAKVEIYQLINELTAAGAAVLMISSDLPEVLGMSDRVLVMAQGRIAGELGADEATQDSVMALAVSTNQYKPDKSDKPDASAGKTDQKEAPRGH
- a CDS encoding LacI family DNA-binding transcriptional regulator; this translates as MASIKDVAAAAGVSVATVSRVLNDHPSVSDDARARVLAAVQELGYRPNAVARSLRTDQTRTLGLVISDVLNPYFTELARSVEEEARAHGYSVIIGNADERPELQDHHVRTLLDRRIDGLLVSPTDGGSPLMLDAARAGTPMVFVDRWIPGVDVPVVRSDGRAAVRDLVAHLHGLGHRRLAIIAGPAATTTGSERVEAFREAMAEYGLPLPDAYIGQGDFQAESGRRATERFLDLAEPPEVVFAADNLMALGALDAIRARGLRVPEDIALAAFDDIRWFVHTDPPITAVAQPTGELGRAAVRALVDRIEGRPPQSVTLPARLVVRRSCGEPASQEQTSQEPTSQEPSPVTNRSQS
- a CDS encoding pore-forming ESAT-6 family protein, with the translated sequence MAGAGSDRRSYDTGASADAQGNIQAVIGRLEEVIAARDRQVKAAMSDFAADGVADEYHGKELRWNRASTEVKSIIQLLKTTLEKNDGTAQSTISKAKAAVDNIG
- a CDS encoding DUF6507 family protein — protein: MLKTTGETASHIETHAKSYGEHLTSAATNAGTISAEGGGGGGGEKAAGGLVALALSQYAEHAATDLKFIAARAGKSLQGAVDATTAYLNGDQEMAAEAQRKALSAPDLDPMKPGVQTS